From a region of the Azospirillum formosense genome:
- a CDS encoding GntR family transcriptional regulator, with product MQTMSFSVAPLDQGMSFKAKAYQALRQAITQMDIYGGPSEIRLDERQLCEALGVSRTPVREAMALLEQEGFIRSMPRRGIFVVRKTKAEIIEMITVCAALEGMAARLFVERADERGMADLHETFDRFAEGELADHVLEYSDANVAFHQSIIQASGCTLIADLTDRFFIHMRAIRRVTMRRGGRAETSIVEHRDIIDALTRRDADLAERRVREHTLGLARHVEQHCDFLD from the coding sequence ATGCAGACGATGAGTTTCTCGGTCGCACCCCTCGATCAGGGGATGAGCTTCAAGGCCAAGGCCTACCAGGCGTTGCGCCAGGCCATCACCCAGATGGACATCTACGGCGGGCCGAGCGAGATCCGCCTCGACGAGCGCCAGCTCTGCGAGGCGCTGGGCGTCAGCCGCACCCCGGTGCGCGAGGCGATGGCGCTGCTGGAGCAGGAGGGCTTCATCCGCTCCATGCCCCGGCGCGGCATCTTCGTGGTGCGCAAGACCAAGGCGGAGATCATCGAGATGATCACCGTCTGCGCGGCTCTGGAGGGCATGGCCGCCCGCCTCTTCGTCGAGCGCGCCGACGAGCGCGGCATGGCCGACCTGCACGAGACCTTCGACCGCTTCGCCGAAGGCGAGCTGGCCGATCACGTGCTGGAGTATTCCGACGCCAACGTCGCCTTCCACCAGTCGATCATCCAGGCCTCGGGCTGCACGCTCATCGCCGACCTGACCGACCGCTTCTTCATCCACATGCGGGCCATCCGCCGCGTCACCATGCGCCGCGGCGGCCGGGCCGAGACGTCCATCGTCGAGCACCGCGACATCATCGACGCCCTGACCCGGCGCGACGCCGACCTGGCCGAGCGGCGGGTGCGCGAGCACACGCTGGGGCTGGCCCGCCATGTCGAACAGCACTGCGATTTTCTCGATTGA
- a CDS encoding NAD(P)(+) transhydrogenase (Re/Si-specific) subunit beta, with translation MESLSALLYLVASVCFIMALRGLSSPETSRQGNLFGMAGMTIAVLTTLALPIVQSYWMIVLGIAIGGGIGYVIAKKIEMTALPQLVAAFHSLVGLAAVFVALSAFYSPEAYGIGVPGAIAKGSLVEMALGTAIGAITFTGSIVAFAKLQGLVTGKPLVFPFQHHLNAGLGILTVLLIVWLVQSNADAPMWLIVAVSLALGLLLILPIGGADMPVVISMLNSYSGWAAAGIGFTLQNNLLIVTGALVGSSGAILSYIMCKGMNRSIFNVILGGFGGDSGAASAAASGERGTVKAGSPEDAAYIMKNAQSVIIVPGYGMAVAQAQHALREMADLLKKEGVEVKYAIHPVAGRMPGHMNVLLAEANVPYDEVFELEDINRDFSTADVAFVIGANDVTNPAAKTDPQSPIYGMPILDVEKAKTVFFIKRGMAAGYAGVENELFFRPNTMMLFGDAKKVTEEVVKATE, from the coding sequence ATGGAAAGCCTCTCCGCCCTTCTTTACCTCGTCGCCTCGGTCTGCTTCATCATGGCCCTGCGCGGCCTGTCCAGCCCGGAGACCTCCCGCCAGGGCAACCTCTTCGGCATGGCCGGCATGACCATCGCCGTGCTGACCACGCTGGCCCTGCCCATCGTCCAGTCCTACTGGATGATCGTGCTCGGCATCGCCATCGGCGGCGGCATCGGCTACGTCATCGCCAAGAAGATCGAGATGACCGCCCTGCCGCAGCTCGTCGCCGCCTTCCACTCGCTGGTCGGTCTGGCCGCGGTGTTCGTGGCGCTGTCGGCCTTCTACTCGCCCGAGGCCTACGGCATCGGCGTGCCCGGCGCCATCGCCAAGGGCTCGCTGGTCGAGATGGCGCTGGGCACCGCCATCGGCGCCATCACCTTCACCGGCTCGATCGTCGCCTTCGCCAAGCTGCAGGGTCTGGTCACCGGCAAGCCGCTGGTCTTCCCCTTCCAGCACCACCTCAACGCCGGCCTCGGCATCCTCACCGTCCTCCTCATCGTCTGGCTGGTGCAGAGCAACGCCGACGCCCCGATGTGGCTGATCGTCGCCGTGTCGCTGGCGCTCGGTCTGCTGCTGATCCTGCCGATCGGCGGCGCCGACATGCCGGTGGTGATCTCGATGCTGAACAGCTACTCGGGCTGGGCGGCGGCGGGCATCGGCTTCACGCTGCAGAACAACCTGCTGATCGTCACGGGCGCGCTGGTCGGCTCGTCGGGCGCGATCCTGTCCTACATCATGTGCAAGGGCATGAACCGCTCGATCTTCAACGTCATCCTGGGCGGCTTCGGCGGCGACAGCGGGGCGGCGTCGGCGGCGGCCAGCGGCGAGCGCGGCACGGTCAAGGCCGGCTCGCCGGAGGACGCGGCCTACATCATGAAGAACGCCCAGTCGGTGATCATCGTCCCGGGCTACGGCATGGCGGTGGCCCAGGCCCAGCACGCGCTGCGCGAGATGGCCGACCTGCTGAAGAAGGAGGGCGTCGAGGTCAAGTACGCCATCCACCCGGTGGCGGGGCGCATGCCGGGGCACATGAACGTGCTGCTGGCCGAGGCCAACGTGCCCTACGACGAGGTGTTCGAGCTGGAGGACATCAACCGCGACTTCAGCACGGCGGACGTGGCCTTCGTGATCGGCGCCAACGACGTGACCAACCCGGCGGCCAAGACCGATCCGCAGTCGCCGATCTACGGCATGCCGATCCTCGACGTCGAGAAGGCCAAGACGGTGTTCTTCATCAAGCGCGGCATGGCCGCCGGCTACGCCGGCGTCGAGAACGAGCTGTTCTTCCGCCCCAACACCATGATGCTCTTCGGCGACGCCAAGAAGGTCACCGAAGAGGTCGTGAAGGCCACCGAGTGA
- a CDS encoding CBS domain-containing protein — MKAADIMTRQVVTIGPDATVTEAAKRMLENRISGLPVCDSNGRLLGVISEGDLLRRAETGTVRRASWWLAMFAGAPNQAADYTKSHGRHVRDAMTESLISVTEETPLDEVVRLMEGNRIKRVPVLSNGKLVGIISRANLLHVLASIAPDVTPPAADDRVLRDRLLETLRAQPWAPEISDNIVVRNGVVHLWGSVRTEAQRDALRVAAENTPGVTRVENHLAIIDHVAEGAVGF; from the coding sequence ATGAAAGCTGCGGACATCATGACCCGTCAGGTGGTCACCATCGGTCCCGACGCCACGGTGACCGAAGCCGCGAAGCGCATGCTGGAGAACCGGATCAGCGGCCTGCCCGTCTGCGATTCGAACGGGCGCCTGCTTGGCGTCATCAGCGAGGGCGACCTGCTGCGCCGTGCGGAGACCGGCACGGTGCGCCGGGCCTCCTGGTGGCTCGCCATGTTCGCGGGCGCGCCGAACCAGGCCGCCGACTACACCAAGTCTCATGGCCGCCATGTGCGCGACGCGATGACCGAATCGCTGATTTCCGTCACGGAGGAGACCCCGCTCGACGAGGTGGTCCGCCTGATGGAGGGCAACCGCATCAAGCGCGTCCCGGTGCTGAGCAACGGCAAGCTGGTCGGCATCATCAGCCGCGCCAACCTGCTGCACGTCCTGGCCAGCATCGCGCCGGACGTCACCCCGCCCGCAGCGGACGACCGCGTCCTGCGCGACCGGCTTCTTGAGACCCTGCGGGCGCAGCCCTGGGCGCCGGAGATCAGCGACAACATCGTCGTGCGCAACGGCGTGGTGCATCTCTGGGGCAGCGTGCGCACCGAGGCGCAGCGCGACGCCCTGCGGGTCGCCGCCGAGAACACCCCCGGCGTCACCCGCGTGGAGAATCACCTGGCCATCATCGACCACGTCGCCGAAGGCGCGGTCGGCTTCTGA
- the oxc gene encoding oxalyl-CoA decarboxylase, with protein MSAVTVLNNQATAATDAEPALTDGFQLVIDALKLNGIENLYVVPGIPISDLLRMAQGEGLRVISFRHEQNAGNAAAIAGFLTKKPGVCMTVSAPGFLNGLTALANATTNCFPMILISGSSEREIVDLQQGDYEEMDQLAIAKPLCKAAFRVLHAQDIGIAVARAIRAAVSGRPGGVYLDLPAKLFSQVMDAAEGARSLVKVVDAAPAQLPSPDSVARALEVLKGAKRPLIILGKGAAYAQADEAVRELVEKSGIPFLPMSMAKGLLPDTHPQSAGAARSMVLKDADVVVLVGARLNWLLSHGKGKTWGEPGSKTFIQIDIEPREMDSNVAIVAPLVGDIGSCVSALTAGMAKGWTPPPAEWTGAVAARKEANIAKMAPKLMSNASPMNFHGALGALRRVVQERPDALLVNEGANTLDLARGIIDMHQPRKRLDVGTWGVMGIGMGFAVAAAVESGKPVLAVEGDSAFGFSGMEVETICRYNLPVCIVVFNNNGIYKGTDVNPTGGSDPSPMVFVPDSRYDKMMEAFGGAGVNVTTPDELYRAVSAAMDSGRPTLINAVIDPNAGSESGNIGSLNPTSAVRKGPKT; from the coding sequence ATGTCAGCCGTCACAGTCCTCAACAACCAAGCCACGGCCGCCACCGATGCGGAACCGGCGCTGACGGATGGTTTCCAGCTCGTCATCGATGCCCTCAAGCTCAACGGCATCGAGAACCTCTACGTCGTGCCGGGCATCCCGATTTCCGACCTGCTGCGCATGGCCCAGGGCGAGGGGCTGCGGGTCATCTCCTTCCGCCACGAGCAGAACGCCGGCAACGCCGCGGCGATCGCCGGCTTTCTGACCAAGAAGCCGGGCGTGTGCATGACCGTCTCGGCGCCGGGCTTCCTCAACGGCCTGACCGCGCTGGCCAACGCCACCACCAACTGCTTCCCGATGATCCTGATCTCCGGTTCCTCGGAGCGCGAGATCGTCGACCTCCAGCAGGGCGACTACGAGGAGATGGACCAGCTGGCCATCGCCAAGCCGCTGTGCAAGGCGGCCTTCCGCGTGCTGCACGCCCAGGACATCGGCATCGCGGTGGCCCGGGCCATCCGCGCCGCGGTGTCGGGCCGTCCGGGCGGCGTCTACCTCGACCTGCCGGCCAAGCTGTTCTCGCAGGTGATGGACGCCGCCGAGGGTGCCCGCTCGCTGGTCAAGGTGGTCGACGCCGCGCCGGCGCAGCTGCCCTCGCCGGACTCGGTGGCGCGCGCGCTGGAGGTGCTGAAGGGCGCCAAGCGGCCGCTGATCATCCTGGGCAAGGGGGCGGCCTACGCCCAGGCCGACGAGGCGGTGCGCGAGCTGGTCGAGAAGAGCGGCATCCCGTTCCTGCCGATGAGCATGGCCAAGGGTCTGCTGCCCGACACCCACCCGCAGTCGGCGGGCGCGGCGCGCTCGATGGTTCTGAAGGACGCCGACGTGGTGGTGCTGGTGGGGGCGCGGCTGAACTGGCTGCTGTCGCACGGCAAGGGCAAGACGTGGGGCGAGCCGGGGTCGAAGACCTTCATCCAGATCGACATCGAGCCGCGGGAGATGGACAGCAACGTGGCGATCGTGGCGCCGCTGGTCGGCGACATCGGGTCGTGCGTGTCGGCTCTGACGGCGGGCATGGCCAAGGGCTGGACGCCGCCGCCGGCGGAGTGGACGGGGGCCGTGGCGGCGCGCAAGGAGGCGAACATCGCCAAGATGGCGCCCAAGCTGATGAGCAACGCCTCGCCGATGAACTTCCACGGCGCTCTGGGCGCGCTGCGCCGGGTGGTGCAGGAGCGTCCCGACGCGCTGCTGGTGAACGAGGGGGCCAACACGCTGGACCTGGCGCGCGGGATCATCGACATGCACCAGCCGCGCAAGCGCCTGGACGTCGGGACCTGGGGCGTGATGGGCATCGGGATGGGCTTCGCGGTGGCGGCGGCTGTGGAGTCGGGCAAGCCGGTTCTGGCGGTGGAGGGCGACAGCGCCTTCGGCTTCTCGGGCATGGAGGTGGAGACGATCTGCCGCTACAACCTGCCGGTGTGCATCGTGGTGTTCAACAACAACGGCATCTACAAGGGGACGGACGTGAACCCGACGGGCGGGTCGGACCCGTCGCCGATGGTCTTCGTGCCGGACTCGCGCTACGACAAGATGATGGAGGCCTTCGGCGGCGCTGGCGTCAACGTGACGACGCCGGACGAGCTGTACCGGGCGGTCAGCGCGGCGATGGACAGCGGCCGGCCGACGCTGATCAACGCGGTGATCGACCCCAACGCCGGGTCGGAGAGCGGCAACATCGGCAGCCTCAACCCCACCAGCGCCGTCCGCAAGGGGCCCAAGACCTGA
- a CDS encoding Re/Si-specific NAD(P)(+) transhydrogenase subunit alpha — MKIAIPRERRAGENRVAASPETVKKIKALGLDVVVETGAGLGSNLPDRVYQDAGAEIAPDAASALADADIVLKVQRPLLAGEGDLDELALLKRGALLFAILNPYNSRDHVAAYAAAGVNAFAMEFMPRITRAQVMDVLSSQANLAGYKAVVDAASEYGRAYPMMMTAAGTVPPARAFIMGVGVAGLQAIATAKRLGAIVSATDVRPAVKEQVQSLGGSFVAVENDEFKQAETAGGYAKEMSDDYKRQQAALVAEHIKKQDIVITTALIPGRKAPILVTREHVASMKPGSVIIDLAVEQGGNVEGSELGKVVITENGVKIVGHANYPSRIAESASLLYAKNLLALLQSLHDKDPEDNTKGRVTLNWDDEIVKAIALTRDGQVVHPAFADAVREVQTV, encoded by the coding sequence ATGAAAATCGCCATACCCAGGGAGCGGCGCGCGGGCGAGAATCGCGTCGCGGCGTCTCCGGAAACCGTCAAGAAGATCAAGGCTCTCGGTCTCGACGTCGTGGTCGAGACCGGGGCCGGTCTGGGCTCGAACCTGCCGGACCGGGTCTATCAGGACGCCGGCGCGGAGATCGCGCCGGACGCCGCGTCGGCGCTGGCCGACGCCGACATCGTGCTGAAGGTGCAGCGCCCGCTGCTGGCCGGGGAAGGGGACCTCGACGAGCTGGCGCTGCTCAAGCGCGGCGCGCTGCTGTTCGCCATCCTCAACCCCTACAACAGCCGCGACCATGTGGCGGCCTACGCGGCGGCCGGGGTCAACGCGTTTGCCATGGAGTTCATGCCGCGCATCACCCGCGCCCAGGTCATGGACGTGCTGTCCTCGCAGGCCAACCTCGCCGGCTACAAGGCGGTGGTGGACGCCGCCAGCGAGTACGGCCGGGCCTACCCGATGATGATGACCGCGGCGGGCACGGTGCCGCCGGCGCGCGCCTTCATCATGGGCGTCGGCGTGGCCGGCCTGCAGGCGATCGCCACGGCCAAGCGGCTGGGCGCCATCGTCTCGGCGACCGACGTGCGTCCGGCGGTCAAGGAGCAGGTGCAGAGCCTCGGCGGCAGCTTCGTCGCGGTGGAGAACGACGAGTTCAAACAGGCCGAGACGGCGGGCGGCTACGCCAAGGAGATGTCCGACGACTACAAGCGCCAGCAGGCGGCGCTGGTGGCCGAGCACATCAAGAAGCAGGACATCGTCATCACCACGGCGCTGATCCCCGGGCGCAAGGCGCCGATCCTGGTGACGCGCGAGCATGTCGCCTCGATGAAGCCGGGCTCGGTGATCATCGATCTGGCGGTCGAGCAGGGCGGCAACGTCGAGGGCTCGGAGCTGGGCAAGGTCGTCATCACGGAGAACGGGGTGAAGATCGTCGGCCACGCCAACTACCCCAGCCGCATCGCCGAGAGCGCCTCGCTGCTCTACGCCAAGAACCTGCTCGCGCTGCTGCAGTCGCTGCACGACAAGGACCCCGAAGACAACACAAAGGGTCGCGTCACGCTCAACTGGGACGACGAGATCGTGAAGGCCATCGCGCTCACCCGCGATGGACAGGTCGTCCATCCCGCCTTCGCGGACGCGGTCCGCGAAGTCCAGACCGTCTGA
- the frc gene encoding formyl-CoA transferase, translating into MGKALEGVRVLDFTHVQSGPTCTQLLAWFGADVIKVERPGEGDITRGQLRDVPEADSLYFTMLNHNKRSITLDTKNPDGKRVLEDLVRICDVMVENFAPGVLERMGLTWERIQELNPRIIVASVKGFGPGPYEDCKVYENVAQCAGGSASTTGFDDGPPMVTGAQIGDSGTGLHLALGIVTALYQRTQTGRGQKVLAAMQDAVLNLCRVKLRDQQRLERGPLKEYPQYPNGAFGDTVPRAGNASGGGQPGWILKCKGWETDPNAYIYFITQAPVWAKICDVIGKPEWVTDPDYATPAARLPRLKDIFATVEEWTMTKTKFEVMEILNKYDIPCGPILSMKELAEDQSLRETGTIVEVDHPTRGKYLTVGNPIKLSDSPTEVTRSPLLGEHTDEILREVLGFDERRIAEVRDSGALGLVVPRMAAE; encoded by the coding sequence ATGGGAAAAGCTCTTGAAGGCGTGCGGGTTCTGGACTTTACCCATGTTCAGTCGGGTCCGACCTGCACGCAGCTTCTGGCGTGGTTCGGCGCCGACGTGATCAAGGTCGAGCGTCCGGGCGAGGGCGACATCACGCGCGGCCAGCTGCGCGACGTGCCCGAGGCCGACAGCCTCTACTTCACCATGCTGAACCACAACAAGCGGTCCATCACGCTGGACACCAAGAACCCGGACGGCAAGCGCGTCCTGGAGGATCTGGTGCGCATCTGCGACGTGATGGTCGAGAACTTCGCCCCCGGCGTGCTCGAGCGCATGGGCCTGACCTGGGAGCGCATCCAGGAGCTGAACCCGCGCATCATCGTCGCCTCGGTCAAGGGCTTCGGCCCCGGCCCCTACGAGGACTGCAAGGTCTACGAGAACGTCGCGCAGTGCGCCGGCGGCTCGGCCTCGACGACCGGCTTCGACGACGGCCCGCCGATGGTCACCGGCGCCCAGATCGGCGACAGCGGCACCGGCCTGCATCTGGCGCTGGGCATCGTGACGGCGCTCTACCAGCGCACCCAGACCGGGCGCGGCCAAAAGGTGCTGGCGGCCATGCAGGACGCCGTGCTCAACCTCTGCCGCGTCAAGCTGCGCGACCAGCAGCGGCTGGAGCGCGGCCCGCTGAAAGAGTACCCGCAGTACCCCAACGGCGCGTTCGGCGACACCGTGCCGCGCGCCGGCAACGCCTCGGGCGGCGGCCAGCCGGGCTGGATCCTCAAGTGCAAGGGCTGGGAGACCGATCCCAACGCCTACATCTACTTCATCACCCAGGCGCCGGTCTGGGCGAAGATCTGCGACGTCATCGGCAAGCCGGAGTGGGTGACCGATCCGGACTACGCGACGCCCGCCGCGCGCCTGCCGCGCCTGAAGGACATCTTCGCGACCGTCGAAGAATGGACCATGACCAAGACGAAGTTCGAGGTCATGGAGATCCTGAACAAGTACGACATCCCCTGCGGCCCCATCCTGTCGATGAAGGAGCTGGCGGAGGACCAGTCGCTGCGCGAGACCGGCACCATCGTCGAGGTCGATCACCCGACGCGCGGCAAGTACCTGACCGTCGGCAACCCGATCAAGCTGTCGGACAGCCCGACCGAGGTCACCCGCTCCCCGCTGCTGGGCGAGCACACCGACGAGATCCTGCGCGAGGTGCTCGGCTTCGACGAGCGCCGCATCGCCGAGGTCCGCGACAGCGGCGCGCTGGGGCTGGTCGTTCCCCGCATGGCCGCCGAGTAA
- a CDS encoding NAD(P) transhydrogenase subunit alpha: MTHAMPIPTPVLDAASHGSFFITGLTVFVLACFVGYYVVWRVTPALHSPLMAVTNAVSSVIIVGALIAAGPAGFGFSKIMGFLAVILASVNIFGGFLVTQRMLSMFKKKGK, from the coding sequence ATGACCCACGCAATGCCGATCCCGACCCCTGTCCTCGACGCGGCGAGCCACGGCAGCTTCTTCATCACCGGCCTGACGGTGTTCGTTCTGGCCTGCTTCGTGGGCTACTACGTGGTGTGGCGGGTGACGCCGGCGCTGCACTCGCCGCTGATGGCGGTGACCAACGCGGTGTCCTCGGTGATCATCGTCGGCGCCCTGATCGCCGCCGGCCCGGCCGGCTTCGGCTTCTCCAAGATCATGGGCTTCCTCGCCGTCATCCTGGCCAGCGTCAACATCTTCGGCGGCTTCCTGGTCACCCAGCGCATGCTGTCGATGTTCAAGAAGAAGGGCAAGTAA